In Hyperolius riggenbachi isolate aHypRig1 chromosome 10, aHypRig1.pri, whole genome shotgun sequence, a genomic segment contains:
- the LOC137534697 gene encoding zinc finger protein OZF-like, whose translation MRTTMKEEEEMYVRDDQQPVEEEEEMMIKEEECFIYDGSDGQDVGNTSERCLTSPPDYNAEDNGVTQYSPVGNHITGNTHHRLHHEERSPDPSNPEESSDRSHPVTTNIQARYNAADRSTFLLGPEQSSFSNPYIVTPGGVKVFPCSECGECLKSESHLVLHQSLHIREFQFSRLEYRKCLAQQEMLAHQKTDMSQKPFTCTQCGKCFVEKFKLIIHERNHTGERPFHCAECGKCFTRKDSLLKHQKIHSGKRPFQCSQCGKCFIRKDNLISHHRIHTGERPFSCPECGKGFHRKVDLISHQNSHTGERPFPCPDCGKGFTRKDNLLIHQRSHTGERPFKCSECGKDFIHGGHLLRHRKIHTGERPFLCPGCGKSFQNRGALTQHQKTHTR comes from the exons ATGAGGACCACaatgaaagaagaagaagagatgtatgtgagggatGATCAGCagcctgtggaggaggaggaggaaatgaTGATAAAGGAGGAGGAATGCTTTATATATGATGGCTCAG ATGGACAGGATGTGGGGAACACCTCGGAGAGATGTCTTACCTCACCTCCAGATTATAATGCAGAAGATAATGGCGTCACACAATATTCTCCAGTAGGAAACCACATTACTGGAAATACACATCACAGACTTCACCATGAGGAGAGATCACCGGATCCCTCTAATCCTGAGGAATCTTCTGACAGATCACATCCTGTTACCACAAACATCCAGGCAAGATATAACGCAGCTGATAGATCAACATTCCTACTTGGTCCTGAGCAGTCCTCTTTCAGTAACCCTTATATTGTTACACCAGGAGGGGTAAAGGTATTTCCATGTTCTGAATGTGGTGAGTGCTTAAAGTCCGAGTCACATCTTGTCCTACATCAGAGTCTCCACATTCGGGAGTTTCAGTTTTCACGCCTGGAATACAGGAAATGCTTGGCACAACAAGAGATGCTTGCCCATCAGAAGACAGACATGAGCCAGAAGCCCTTCACATGTAcacagtgtgggaaatgttttgtagaaAAGTTTAAACTCATTATACACGAGAGGAatcacactggtgagaggccGTTCcattgtgcagagtgtgggaaatgcttcaccAGGAAAGATAGCCTTCTTaaacaccagaaaatacactctgGTAAGAGACCTTTTCAATGTTcccaatgtgggaaatgtttcattcgGAAAGATAACCTCATTTCACACCATAGGATTCACACGGGCGAGCGCCCCTTTtcttgtccagagtgtgggaaaggtttccatCGGAAAGTTGATCTGATCAGTCATCAGAACAGCCACACGGGTGAACGTCCTTTTCCCTGTCCAGATTGTGGAAAAGGTTTTACTAGGAAAGACAACCTTCTAAtccaccagagaagtcacacaggcgaACGTCCTtttaaatgttcagagtgtgggaaagattTTATTCATGGGGGGCACCTTCTTAGACACCGCAAAATTCACACTGGTGAACGCCCTTTTCTGTGTCCAGGCTGTGGGAAAAGTTTCCAAAATAGAGGGGCTCTAACTCAAcatcaaaaaacacacacacgctgA